A region of the Corynebacterium falsenii genome:
TCCTGTGGAACGTGTTCAAGAGCGTGCGCTACGGCGAGGTCGTTACCGTCGACGATCCGTGGGGTTACGGCAACTCCCTGGAGTGGGCAACCTCTTGCCCGCCCCCGCGCCACAACTTCACCTCCATGCCGCGCATCCGCTCCGAGCGCCCCGCGTTCGAGCTGCACCACCCGCACATGGTCAAGCGCATGCGCGACGAAGCACACGTTGGTCGCCACTTCTAACAGTCTGACTTGGACTCCGGGTCGGAATCTGGTCCGGAGTCCGAGCCACTGACAGATAGCACGACTAATAGTCAACGCGACTAACAGTCAGCGCGACTGACAGACCGAGCGACTGAACGCTCAACCACAGCCACACCCCAACTACGCGGGGTGTGGCTTTTTGCTGCGCGCACAGAATTCCCCGCTCACGCGACCCCAATCGCGCGCTCAGCGACCTGAAGTGCAAGAATAGTCATCGTGACTGAAGCTCAAGACACCACCGAGAACCCTCAGCTGGATCCCCAATTCGAATCCTGCTTGGAGGACTCCCTCGCCGAAGGGCTCCTCCCCGCCGTCATCACCGTCACCGGACCCGACCGCCCAGGAGTCTCCGCCGCGTTTTTCCGTGTGCTGACTTCCTACGGCGTGCAGCTCCTCGATGTCGAGCAGTCCGTGTTCCGCGGCAAGCTCGCCCTCGCCGCCCTCGTGGGCGTGGCCGAGCAAGACGCCGAACCTCTCGCCGAGGGCCTCCAAGGCACGTTGTCTTCCTACGGCATGACCGCCGAGGTGGAGATGGACAAGAACCTCGCCTCCACGCGCCCCCACTCCACGCACGTGATGGTGGTGCTCGGGCGCCCCCTGACCGCCTCGCACATCTCGCGCATCGGCCAGACCCTCGCCGACTACGGCGCAAACATCGACACGATCAGCGGCATCGCGGATTACCCCGTCACCGGCCTGGAGTTCAACCTCACCGTTGCCAACCCTGCCCCGGGTGGCGGTGTGCCGCTGCGCAAGGCCCTCGCCACACTGACGACCGAGATCGGCGTGGACATCGCCATCGAGCGCGCGGGCCTCGCTCGCCGCTCGAAGCGCCTCATCTGCTTTGACGTGGATTCTACTCTGATTCAGCACGAGGTCATCGAGATGCTCGCCGCTTACGCCGGCCGCGAGGCTGAAGTCGCCGCCGTCACCGAGCGCGCCATGCGCGGCGAGTTGGATTTCGCCGAGTCCCTCCACGAGCGCGTTAAGGCCCTTGCCGGCCTGGATGCCTCCGTGGTGGAGAAGGTTGCCCGGGATATCCAGCTGACTCCCGGCGCTCGCACCACGATCCGCACCCTCAAGCGCCTGGGGTACAAGGCCGGCGTGGTCTCCGGTGGCTTCATTCAGGTCATCGAGCCGCTTGCTCGGGACTTGGACCTGGATTTCGCCCGCGCCAATACCCTGGAGATCGTCGACGGCAAGCTCACCGGCCGCGTCATTGGCCCTGTCATCGACCGCAAGGCGAAGGCGGAAAGCCTCAAGGAGTTTGCGTGGTCCAATGGCATCAAGCTCCACCAGACCGTCGCTGTGGGTGATGGCGCCAATGACATCGACATGCTTTCCACCGCGGGCTTGGGCATCGCCTTTAACGCGA
Encoded here:
- the serB gene encoding phosphoserine phosphatase SerB, giving the protein MVIVTEAQDTTENPQLDPQFESCLEDSLAEGLLPAVITVTGPDRPGVSAAFFRVLTSYGVQLLDVEQSVFRGKLALAALVGVAEQDAEPLAEGLQGTLSSYGMTAEVEMDKNLASTRPHSTHVMVVLGRPLTASHISRIGQTLADYGANIDTISGIADYPVTGLEFNLTVANPAPGGGVPLRKALATLTTEIGVDIAIERAGLARRSKRLICFDVDSTLIQHEVIEMLAAYAGREAEVAAVTERAMRGELDFAESLHERVKALAGLDASVVEKVARDIQLTPGARTTIRTLKRLGYKAGVVSGGFIQVIEPLARDLDLDFARANTLEIVDGKLTGRVIGPVIDRKAKAESLKEFAWSNGIKLHQTVAVGDGANDIDMLSTAGLGIAFNAKPALKEVADTSVNYPFLDQVLFILGISRHEIEDADLRDGTYRRVPIDGM